The following proteins are encoded in a genomic region of Synechococcus sp. CBW1002:
- a CDS encoding TldD/PmbA family protein, which yields MTRSPSGLDAETLRSRLDQMAARSGIRQWDLGAACSTDTSVQVDRGEAKQMKGAQRSSITVRVWNDDGLVGITSTSDLSDAGLERALAGASEASAFGNADDIPAFSPLATAPLQPLDQPIKDPVSILDLLATLKDAEHQLLESHPAIDTVPYNGLAQRSSDRIYLNSAGACRQQQLTTASLYLYARAEEAGRKPRSAGAVRLAYGAADLDIAGCIEEAAGLTASHLDYAPIETGRYTCVFSPEAFLDLIGAFSNLFNARAVLDGVSLSNRESLGESLAVPFLDLHDHGRHPGNIGASAFDGEGTPTARLALLEGGVLRHFLHSEATARAFGVAPTGHAGMGAKVSVGPDWFEIGPTPGSGGGQQGLNRFTAADPIVWIDSLSALHAGVKASQGSFSLPFDGWLLRRGERRSIEAATVAGDIRQVLKAIVGFEGEPQITPDGVCPHVWVEGLSITGEA from the coding sequence ATGACCCGCTCTCCTTCCGGTCTCGATGCCGAGACCCTCCGCTCCCGCCTCGATCAGATGGCCGCCCGTTCGGGCATTCGCCAGTGGGATCTTGGTGCCGCCTGCAGCACCGACACCTCGGTGCAGGTCGACCGCGGCGAGGCGAAGCAGATGAAAGGGGCTCAGCGCAGCTCCATCACCGTGCGGGTCTGGAACGACGACGGCCTTGTGGGCATCACCAGCACCTCTGATCTGTCCGATGCCGGCCTGGAGCGGGCCCTGGCCGGTGCCAGTGAGGCCAGCGCCTTCGGGAATGCCGACGACATCCCCGCCTTCTCGCCACTGGCCACTGCGCCGTTGCAGCCCCTGGATCAACCGATCAAGGACCCGGTCAGCATCCTTGATCTGCTCGCCACCCTCAAGGATGCGGAGCACCAGCTGCTGGAGAGCCATCCCGCCATCGACACCGTTCCCTACAACGGTCTGGCCCAGCGCAGCAGCGACCGCATCTATCTCAACAGTGCCGGTGCCTGCCGCCAGCAGCAGCTCACCACTGCCAGCCTCTATCTCTACGCCCGGGCCGAAGAAGCCGGCCGCAAACCACGCAGTGCCGGTGCGGTGCGCCTGGCCTACGGCGCCGCTGACCTCGACATCGCCGGCTGCATCGAGGAGGCCGCTGGGCTCACGGCCTCCCACCTCGATTACGCCCCGATCGAGACCGGCCGTTACACCTGCGTGTTCAGCCCCGAGGCCTTTCTTGATCTGATCGGCGCCTTCAGCAACCTGTTCAATGCCCGCGCCGTGCTCGATGGCGTCAGCCTCAGCAACCGGGAGTCGCTGGGGGAGTCTCTTGCCGTTCCCTTCCTCGACCTGCACGACCACGGCCGCCATCCCGGCAACATCGGCGCCTCTGCCTTCGATGGTGAAGGCACACCCACGGCCCGCTTGGCCTTGCTGGAGGGGGGCGTGTTGCGCCATTTCCTCCATTCGGAAGCCACCGCCCGTGCCTTTGGTGTGGCTCCCACGGGCCATGCGGGCATGGGTGCCAAGGTGTCGGTGGGTCCCGATTGGTTTGAGATCGGTCCCACCCCGGGCAGCGGCGGCGGCCAGCAGGGCCTGAATCGCTTCACCGCTGCCGATCCGATCGTCTGGATCGACTCACTCTCGGCGCTTCATGCCGGCGTCAAGGCCAGCCAGGGGTCGTTCTCCTTGCCCTTCGACGGCTGGTTGCTCAGACGCGGTGAACGCCGCTCGATCGAGGCCGCCACCGTGGCCGGGGATATCCGCCAGGTCTTGAAGGCGATCGTCGGTTTCGAGGGGGAGCCGCAGATCACCCCGGATGGGGTCTGCCCGCATGTCTGGGTGGAAGGGCTTTCGATCACCGGCGAGGCCTGA
- the fmt gene encoding methionyl-tRNA formyltransferase, with amino-acid sequence MKILFWGTPAYAVPSLDALVAAGHQLVGVVTQPDRRRGRGKALQPSPVKARALELGLPVFTPERIRREPECQAQLAALGADLYVVVAFGQILPPAVLSQPPLGCWNGHGSLLPRWRGAGPIQWSLLEGDAETGVGIMAMEEGLDTGPVLLERRLPIGLIENAEQLGQRLSQLTAELLIESLPLIEAAGSGPEAERLQRLGVRTQSEEGTTYARMLTKDDLQIDWASSALTLHRQVMGLYPGAVSQWRGKRIKLLATEPLVQRLRDQLSEAGAALCDRWSQPGVPELPTQSGVPDRSSEAVPGTVLAVAQGVGLVIATGGCPVLLRTAQLEGKAPAAGQSLLQQLGAQPGDRFGV; translated from the coding sequence TTGAAGATCCTGTTCTGGGGCACTCCTGCCTACGCAGTTCCCAGCCTTGATGCCCTGGTGGCAGCAGGCCATCAGCTGGTGGGCGTGGTGACCCAGCCGGATCGGCGGCGTGGCCGTGGCAAGGCGCTTCAGCCTTCGCCGGTGAAGGCACGGGCCCTGGAGCTGGGCTTACCCGTGTTCACACCCGAACGGATCCGACGCGAACCCGAGTGCCAGGCCCAGCTGGCTGCCCTCGGCGCCGACCTCTACGTGGTGGTGGCCTTCGGCCAGATCCTGCCGCCAGCGGTGCTGTCCCAGCCGCCGCTGGGCTGTTGGAACGGCCATGGCTCCCTGCTGCCTCGCTGGCGTGGCGCCGGCCCGATCCAGTGGAGCCTGCTGGAGGGGGATGCCGAGACCGGCGTGGGGATCATGGCGATGGAGGAGGGGCTCGATACCGGGCCGGTGCTGCTGGAGCGCCGTCTGCCGATCGGCCTGATCGAGAACGCCGAGCAACTCGGCCAGCGGCTCAGTCAGCTCACCGCCGAGCTTCTGATCGAGAGCCTGCCCCTGATCGAGGCGGCCGGATCCGGCCCGGAGGCGGAGCGGCTGCAGCGGCTCGGGGTACGGACTCAGAGCGAAGAGGGCACGACCTACGCCCGCATGCTCACCAAGGACGACCTCCAGATCGACTGGGCCAGCTCGGCCCTGACCCTGCATCGCCAGGTGATGGGCCTCTACCCCGGCGCCGTGAGCCAGTGGCGGGGCAAACGCATCAAGCTGCTGGCCACCGAGCCTCTGGTGCAGCGCCTGCGCGACCAGCTCAGCGAAGCGGGGGCGGCGTTGTGTGATCGCTGGAGTCAGCCAGGAGTGCCAGAGCTCCCCACGCAGTCAGGAGTGCCCGATCGTTCGAGTGAGGCCGTTCCTGGCACGGTGCTGGCCGTGGCACAGGGGGTGGGACTGGTGATTGCCACGGGTGGTTGTCCCGTGTTGCTGCGCACGGCGCAACTGGAGGGCAAGGCTCCTGCGGCGGGCCAGAGCCTGCTGCAACAGCTGGGGGCCCAGCCAGGGGATCGCTTCGGCGTCTGA
- a CDS encoding DEAD/DEAH box helicase, with protein sequence MNHEWLPLQRSPDSTGEPPAVDFDSLGLGEPLLRAVADKGYRVPSPIQRDCIPAVLSGRDVMAAAQTGTGKTAGFTLPMLERLRHGPHARAGVVRALVLTPTRELAAQVGESVTAYGRYLDLRSDVVFGGVKVNPQISRLQRGTDVLVATPGRLMDLHQQKALRLDRVEILVLDEADRMLDMGFIRDIQKILALLPAKRQNLLFSATFNPSIRRLATGLLHNPLQLQASPENRTATTVEHILHPCDMGRKPDLLCHLIASNDWRQVLVFSRTKHGANRLAERLTQEGMAAAAIHGNKSQGARTRALAGFKSGELRVLVATDLAARGIDIHQLPHVVNLDLPNQAEDYVHRIGRTGRAGHNGHAVSLVAAEEHELLRAIEKMIGTALPRQEVPGFEPKVLSAPPLDLSGGRGRGGPPRTGSRRTSSSAPSGRRGGGGGRSEAGRPESGRRPQRRG encoded by the coding sequence ATGAACCACGAATGGCTTCCCCTGCAGCGCTCTCCCGATTCCACCGGCGAGCCCCCCGCCGTCGACTTCGACTCTCTTGGGCTCGGCGAGCCTCTGTTGAGGGCTGTGGCCGACAAGGGCTATCGGGTTCCCTCGCCGATTCAGCGGGATTGCATTCCGGCAGTGCTGAGCGGCCGCGACGTGATGGCCGCCGCCCAGACCGGCACCGGCAAGACCGCCGGCTTCACCCTGCCGATGCTGGAGCGTCTGCGCCATGGGCCCCATGCCCGGGCCGGCGTGGTTCGAGCCCTGGTGCTCACCCCCACCCGCGAACTCGCCGCCCAGGTGGGTGAAAGCGTGACCGCCTATGGCCGCTACCTGGATCTGCGCTCCGACGTGGTCTTCGGTGGAGTGAAGGTGAATCCCCAGATCTCCCGTCTGCAGCGGGGCACCGACGTGCTGGTGGCCACGCCCGGTCGGCTGATGGATCTCCATCAGCAGAAGGCTCTCCGCCTGGATCGCGTCGAGATCCTGGTGCTCGATGAAGCCGATCGGATGCTCGACATGGGCTTCATCCGCGACATCCAGAAGATCCTGGCCCTGCTGCCGGCCAAGCGTCAGAACCTGCTGTTCTCAGCAACCTTCAACCCCTCGATCCGCCGGCTGGCCACGGGGCTGCTGCACAACCCCCTGCAGCTTCAGGCCTCCCCCGAGAATCGAACCGCCACCACGGTGGAGCACATCCTCCATCCCTGCGACATGGGGCGGAAACCGGATCTGCTCTGCCATCTGATTGCCAGCAATGACTGGCGGCAAGTGCTGGTGTTCTCCCGCACCAAGCACGGCGCCAACCGCCTGGCCGAACGGCTCACCCAGGAGGGGATGGCGGCGGCGGCGATCCACGGCAACAAGAGCCAGGGGGCCCGCACCAGGGCCCTGGCGGGATTCAAGAGCGGCGAGTTGCGGGTTCTGGTGGCGACCGATCTTGCCGCCCGCGGCATCGACATTCACCAGTTGCCCCACGTGGTGAATCTGGATCTGCCCAACCAGGCGGAAGACTATGTCCATCGCATCGGCCGCACCGGCCGTGCCGGCCACAACGGCCACGCCGTGTCTCTCGTGGCGGCGGAGGAGCATGAGCTGCTGCGTGCCATCGAGAAGATGATCGGCACCGCCCTGCCGCGCCAGGAGGTGCCTGGGTTTGAACCCAAGGTTCTGTCAGCGCCTCCCCTGGATCTGAGCGGCGGCCGGGGCCGGGGCGGCCCACCCCGCACAGGCAGCCGCAGGACTTCATCATCTGCACCGAGTGGCCGCCGTGGTGGGGGCGGCGGGCGGTCCGAAGCAGGTCGCCCTGAATCCGGCCGGCGGCCCCAGCGACGGGGCTGA
- the mfd gene encoding transcription-repair coupling factor, with amino-acid sequence MPLTALVRQLQQATLTSEVLERSKRPQRLRLSGAGRAARALVSSALAGAADAPLLVVVPTLEEAGRWAALLELMGWGSCQLYPTSEGSPYEPFDPTSEITWGQLQVLSELLDGTEQGAKTGNARRLAIVATERALQPHLPPPEALRAECLSLRKGDTVDLEVLAATLTRLGYERVPTIEQEGSWSRRGDIVDVFPVSAELPVRLEFFGEELEKLREFDPASQRSLDGIAVVRLTPTGYGPLIAEALRESMPDGLEQLLSPEATEQLLEGGTPEGMRRLLGLAWERPASLLSYLPANTLIAVDERRHCLSHGQLWVDHAGDHYRDVCEELARASGDTDAAAIAALLPPLLHRPPLEALEQIDGFAGFDLAELHETDNHPNSLDLASRSVPAYPNAFGKLAGLVKGFVAEKARVWLLSAQPSRAVALLEEHDCLARFVPNPADFPAIDRLIEQYTPVALKTRGTAEIEGLQLPAWKLVLITDREFFGQHALAATGYVRRRRKAASRTVDPNKMQPGDFVVHRNHGIGRFLKLEKLAISGESRDYLVVQYADGLLRVAADQLGSLGRYRATSDNPPDLNRMGGVAWTRAKERAQKAIRKVALDLVKLYAERHQAPGFAFPADGPWQNELEDSFPYEPTPDQVKAIADVKRDMEQSKPMDRLVCGDVGFGKTEVAIRAIFKAVTAGKQVAMLAPTTVLAQQHWRTLSERFAPYPLKVSLLNRFRTATERKAISEGLAAGTVDVVVGTHQLLGKGTRFQQLGLLVVDEEQRFGVNQKEKIKALRKDVDVLTLSATPIPRTLYMSLSGVREMSLITTPPPMRRPIKTHLASLDEEAVRSAIRQELDRGGQVFYVVPRVQGIEEVAAQLRVMLPGLRLLVAHGQMAEGELESAMVAFNAGEADLMLCTTIVESGLDIPRVNTILIEDAHIFGLAQLYQLRGRVGRSGIQAHAWLFYPGDASLSEAARQRLRAIQEFAQLGSGYQLAMRDMEIRGVGNLLGVEQSGQMETIGFDLYMEMLQESLAEIQGQDIPAVDDTQIDLPITAFIPGDWITENDEKMAAYRAAADCSSQEALVELAAGWVDRYGAIPAPVISLLQLMKLKLLARRCGFSRIKSEKPNIALETPMEEPAFRLLRQGLPQHLHGRLVYQAGSGSTAKVLARGLGVLPMDKQLDQLMEWLNQMAAQIPGADGLTETERAAQMKAQNQAVLSL; translated from the coding sequence ATGCCCCTCACCGCCCTGGTGCGTCAGCTGCAGCAGGCGACCCTCACCAGTGAGGTGCTGGAGCGCAGCAAGCGGCCCCAGCGCCTGCGGCTGAGCGGTGCCGGCCGGGCGGCGCGGGCCCTGGTCAGCAGTGCCCTGGCGGGGGCCGCCGACGCGCCGCTGCTGGTGGTGGTGCCCACCCTTGAGGAAGCCGGCCGCTGGGCGGCCCTGCTGGAGCTGATGGGCTGGGGCAGCTGCCAGCTCTACCCCACCAGCGAGGGCAGCCCCTACGAGCCCTTTGATCCCACCAGTGAGATCACCTGGGGTCAGCTGCAGGTGCTCAGCGAACTGCTGGACGGGACGGAGCAGGGGGCGAAGACTGGCAACGCCCGTCGCCTTGCCATCGTCGCCACGGAGCGGGCTCTCCAGCCACACCTTCCGCCGCCCGAAGCCCTCAGAGCCGAGTGCCTGAGCCTGCGCAAGGGCGATACGGTCGATCTCGAGGTGCTGGCTGCAACGCTGACGCGCCTGGGTTACGAGCGGGTGCCCACGATCGAGCAGGAGGGCAGCTGGAGCCGCCGCGGCGACATCGTCGATGTGTTTCCAGTGAGTGCTGAGCTGCCCGTGCGGCTGGAGTTCTTCGGCGAGGAGCTGGAGAAGCTGCGGGAGTTCGATCCGGCCTCGCAGCGCTCCCTTGATGGCATCGCCGTGGTGCGGCTCACCCCCACCGGCTATGGCCCGCTGATCGCCGAGGCCCTGCGCGAGTCGATGCCCGATGGGCTGGAGCAGCTGCTCAGCCCCGAGGCCACCGAGCAGTTGCTGGAGGGCGGCACACCGGAGGGGATGCGGCGCCTGCTGGGTCTGGCCTGGGAGCGACCCGCCTCACTGCTCAGCTATCTGCCGGCCAACACCCTGATCGCGGTGGATGAGCGGCGCCATTGCCTCTCCCATGGCCAGCTGTGGGTCGACCACGCCGGCGACCACTACCGGGATGTCTGCGAGGAATTGGCGCGGGCCTCGGGCGACACCGATGCTGCCGCCATCGCTGCCCTGCTGCCGCCGCTGCTGCATCGCCCGCCGCTTGAGGCCCTGGAGCAGATCGATGGCTTCGCCGGCTTTGATCTGGCGGAACTGCACGAGACCGACAACCACCCCAACAGCCTGGATCTGGCCAGCCGCTCGGTGCCGGCCTATCCCAACGCCTTCGGCAAGCTGGCGGGCCTGGTCAAGGGCTTCGTGGCGGAGAAGGCAAGAGTGTGGCTGCTCTCGGCCCAGCCCAGCCGCGCCGTTGCCCTGCTGGAGGAACACGACTGCCTCGCCCGCTTCGTTCCCAATCCGGCCGACTTTCCGGCCATCGATCGATTGATCGAGCAGTACACCCCCGTGGCGCTCAAGACGCGGGGCACCGCTGAGATCGAGGGCCTGCAATTGCCGGCCTGGAAGCTGGTACTGATCACCGATCGCGAGTTCTTCGGCCAGCACGCCCTGGCGGCCACGGGCTATGTGCGCCGGCGTCGCAAGGCCGCCAGTCGCACGGTCGACCCGAACAAGATGCAGCCGGGTGATTTCGTGGTGCACCGCAACCATGGCATCGGCCGCTTCCTGAAGCTGGAAAAGCTGGCGATCAGCGGTGAATCGCGCGATTACCTGGTGGTGCAATACGCCGATGGGTTGCTGCGCGTCGCCGCCGACCAGCTGGGCAGCCTCGGCCGCTACCGCGCCACCAGCGACAACCCGCCGGATCTGAACCGCATGGGCGGTGTGGCCTGGACCAGGGCCAAGGAGCGGGCCCAGAAGGCGATCCGCAAGGTGGCGCTCGATCTGGTGAAGCTCTACGCCGAACGGCACCAGGCACCGGGGTTTGCCTTCCCCGCGGATGGCCCCTGGCAGAACGAACTCGAAGACTCGTTCCCCTACGAACCCACCCCCGATCAGGTGAAGGCGATCGCGGACGTCAAGCGTGACATGGAGCAGTCCAAGCCGATGGATCGGCTGGTCTGCGGCGACGTGGGCTTCGGCAAGACCGAGGTGGCGATCCGCGCCATCTTCAAGGCCGTCACTGCAGGCAAGCAGGTGGCGATGCTGGCCCCCACCACGGTGCTGGCGCAGCAGCACTGGCGCACCTTGAGTGAGCGTTTTGCCCCCTATCCGCTCAAGGTGAGCCTGCTGAACCGCTTCCGCACCGCTACCGAACGCAAGGCGATCAGCGAGGGGCTGGCCGCCGGCACCGTGGATGTGGTGGTGGGCACCCATCAGCTGCTGGGCAAGGGCACCCGCTTTCAGCAGCTGGGCCTGCTGGTGGTGGATGAGGAGCAGCGTTTCGGTGTGAATCAGAAGGAAAAGATCAAGGCACTGCGGAAGGATGTGGATGTGCTCACCCTCTCGGCCACGCCAATCCCCCGCACCCTCTATATGAGCCTGTCGGGGGTGCGGGAAATGAGCCTGATCACCACGCCGCCGCCGATGCGTCGCCCGATCAAGACCCATCTGGCCTCCCTGGATGAAGAGGCGGTGCGCAGTGCCATCCGTCAGGAACTGGATCGCGGTGGCCAGGTGTTCTATGTGGTGCCGCGGGTGCAGGGGATTGAGGAGGTGGCCGCCCAGCTGCGGGTGATGCTGCCGGGGTTGCGGCTGCTGGTGGCCCACGGCCAGATGGCGGAGGGAGAACTGGAGAGCGCCATGGTGGCGTTCAATGCCGGTGAGGCCGATCTGATGCTCTGCACCACGATCGTGGAGAGCGGTCTGGATATTCCCCGCGTCAACACGATCCTGATCGAGGATGCCCACATATTCGGCCTGGCCCAGCTCTATCAGCTGCGTGGTCGGGTAGGACGCAGCGGCATCCAGGCCCATGCCTGGCTGTTCTATCCCGGTGATGCGTCCCTCAGTGAAGCGGCGCGGCAACGGCTGCGGGCGATTCAGGAATTCGCCCAGCTCGGCAGTGGCTACCAGCTGGCCATGCGCGACATGGAGATCCGCGGCGTGGGCAATCTGCTGGGGGTGGAGCAGAGCGGCCAGATGGAAACGATCGGCTTCGATCTCTATATGGAGATGCTGCAGGAATCCCTCGCGGAGATCCAGGGGCAGGACATCCCCGCCGTGGACGACACCCAGATCGATCTACCGATCACGGCCTTTATCCCAGGCGACTGGATCACCGAGAACGACGAGAAGATGGCGGCCTACCGGGCGGCTGCCGACTGCTCCAGCCAGGAGGCTCTGGTGGAGCTGGCCGCCGGCTGGGTCGATCGCTATGGCGCCATCCCGGCACCGGTGATCTCGCTGCTGCAGCTGATGAAGCTGAAGCTGCTGGCCAGGCGTTGCGGCTTCTCCCGCATCAAATCAGAGAAACCCAACATCGCCCTGGAAACACCGATGGAGGAGCCCGCCTTCCGCCTGCTGCGTCAGGGTCTGCCCCAGCACCTGCACGGCCGGTTGGTCTATCAGGCCGGTAGTGGCAGCACCGCCAAGGTGCTGGCCCGTGGCCTGGGGGTGCTGCCGATGGATAAGCAGCTGGACCAGCTGATGGAATGGCTCAACCAGATGGCCGCCCAGATCCCCGGGGCGGACGGCCTCACCGAGACTGAGCGGGCAGCGCAGATGAAGGCCCAGAACCAGGCGGTGCTGAGCCTTTGA
- the ppk2 gene encoding polyphosphate kinase 2, with translation MKEKKKKKKKKKANNLISGKSKHGPSKAVSLDRYHPSPILDDFSVNSEGKQPKLNRKLYEKELERLQVELVKMQYWIKHVGYRIIILFEGRDAAGKGGTIKRITEPLNPRGCNVVALGTPSDRQKNQWYFQRYVENFPSSGELVLFDRSWYNRAGVERVMGFCTPEQVDEFMLSCPEFERMLVRSGITLIKYWFSVSDDEQEARFRSRLQDPARRWKLSPMDLESRDRWVEFSKAKDDMFLHTNIPEAPWFTVEADDKRRARLNCIRHLLSKVPYKDMTPEAIELPPRKSGGDYQRPPMNEQFFVPNCYP, from the coding sequence ATGAAGGAGAAAAAAAAGAAGAAGAAAAAGAAGAAAGCCAACAATCTCATCAGCGGCAAGAGCAAGCATGGACCCAGCAAGGCTGTCTCCCTTGACCGCTACCATCCATCGCCGATTCTCGACGACTTCTCCGTCAATTCCGAAGGCAAGCAACCCAAACTGAATCGCAAGTTGTACGAGAAAGAGCTGGAAAGGCTGCAAGTGGAGCTGGTGAAGATGCAATATTGGATCAAACATGTTGGCTATCGCATTATCATCCTCTTTGAGGGCCGCGATGCTGCCGGAAAAGGCGGCACGATCAAGCGCATCACGGAGCCCCTCAATCCCCGAGGCTGCAATGTGGTGGCCTTGGGGACCCCATCGGACAGGCAGAAAAATCAATGGTATTTCCAGCGTTACGTCGAGAATTTTCCCTCCTCTGGCGAACTGGTTCTGTTCGATCGCAGCTGGTATAACCGGGCCGGCGTGGAACGGGTGATGGGATTCTGCACGCCTGAACAGGTGGATGAATTCATGCTGTCTTGTCCCGAATTCGAAAGGATGCTGGTCAGAAGTGGCATCACCTTGATCAAGTACTGGTTCTCGGTCAGCGATGACGAGCAGGAAGCACGGTTCCGCTCCAGGCTCCAGGATCCTGCCCGCCGCTGGAAGTTGAGCCCGATGGATCTCGAATCCAGGGATCGCTGGGTGGAATTCAGCAAGGCTAAAGACGACATGTTCCTGCATACCAACATCCCCGAAGCACCCTGGTTCACCGTCGAGGCGGATGACAAACGTCGCGCCCGGCTCAACTGCATCCGCCATCTGTTGAGCAAGGTGCCCTACAAGGACATGACGCCCGAAGCCATTGAACTCCCACCTCGCAAGAGCGGTGGTGATTACCAACGGCCGCCGATGAATGAGCAGTTCTTTGTTCCCAACTGCTATCCCTGA
- a CDS encoding DUF6464 family protein — translation MRVELRQIDSDRLLDRLEVAELGEIPQPGRWITCGGTSFLVLQRRHRYQLRNGRYELATIALEVKAQSQPADARWWQGRWVIGDPSCRFNARTPLLRCAVLPEGPCDRCAHFTNATT, via the coding sequence CTGCGGGTGGAACTGCGCCAGATCGACAGCGACCGGCTGCTGGATCGGCTTGAGGTGGCCGAGCTCGGCGAGATCCCCCAACCCGGCCGCTGGATCACCTGCGGAGGCACAAGCTTTCTGGTGCTGCAACGCCGGCACCGCTATCAACTGCGCAACGGCCGCTACGAGCTGGCGACCATCGCTCTGGAGGTGAAAGCCCAGAGCCAGCCTGCCGATGCCCGGTGGTGGCAGGGCCGGTGGGTGATCGGTGATCCCTCCTGCCGCTTCAATGCCCGCACGCCCTTGCTCCGCTGCGCCGTGCTCCCGGAGGGGCCCTGTGACCGCTGCGCTCACTTCACCAACGCCACCACATGA
- a CDS encoding NAD(P)/FAD-dependent oxidoreductase, with protein sequence MANQHYYLELDPPQESLRSCPHVVVVGGGFAGLKVCHTLKNKDVRVTLIDKRNFNLFQPLLYQVASGLVSEADVASPLRQMVGQAPNLQILLGEVVDIHADKREVVLNDRRLSYDHLILASGSGSTYFGREEWRPLAPPMKILEHADEIRRRLLMALEEAEQTRDPERRRFLQTAVVVGAGPAGCELAGSLIELMHRSVRCDFKQLKREDCQVVLLDAVDRVLPTMAPALSADAGHYLTRQGVDLRLNTMVESIQPGRVLMRSTATKLVDELEAATICWTAGVRASRLGKRLADATGCELDRGGRVVVNPDFSVPGHPEIRVVGDLCCYSHTQDSKAVPGMAGPAVQMGGWVASDLLAKLNDQPHAPFRWMDLGSMAVIGPWYAVADLRGLHLTGLAGWIVWALAHLAFIPDTENRIALFSKWMWQIATRQRTALLITGRPDQHLGVDVGLMPAERSERLPATVSLSETPAQEEATAA encoded by the coding sequence ATGGCAAACCAGCACTACTATCTCGAACTCGATCCCCCCCAGGAGTCGCTGCGCAGCTGTCCCCATGTGGTGGTGGTGGGTGGTGGGTTTGCGGGTCTGAAGGTTTGCCACACCCTCAAGAACAAGGATGTTCGGGTCACACTGATCGATAAGCGGAACTTCAACCTGTTCCAGCCCCTGCTCTACCAGGTGGCCTCAGGCCTGGTTTCCGAGGCCGATGTGGCCTCACCCTTGCGGCAGATGGTGGGGCAGGCCCCCAACCTGCAGATTCTGCTGGGCGAGGTGGTGGACATCCATGCCGACAAGCGCGAAGTGGTGCTCAACGATCGCCGCCTCAGCTACGACCACCTCATCCTGGCCAGCGGGTCGGGCAGCACCTACTTCGGCCGCGAGGAGTGGCGGCCGCTGGCGCCACCGATGAAGATCCTGGAGCACGCCGATGAAATCCGCCGGCGCCTGCTGATGGCCCTCGAGGAAGCGGAACAGACCCGCGATCCGGAACGCCGTCGCTTTCTGCAGACCGCCGTGGTGGTGGGGGCAGGTCCGGCCGGCTGCGAACTGGCCGGTTCGTTGATCGAGCTGATGCACCGCTCCGTCCGCTGCGACTTCAAACAACTGAAGCGCGAAGACTGTCAGGTGGTGCTGCTCGATGCGGTGGATCGGGTCTTGCCGACCATGGCGCCAGCCCTATCCGCCGATGCCGGTCACTATCTCACCCGTCAGGGGGTGGATCTGCGGCTCAACACCATGGTGGAGAGCATTCAGCCCGGCCGGGTTCTGATGCGCAGCACCGCCACCAAACTCGTAGACGAGCTGGAAGCGGCAACCATCTGCTGGACGGCCGGTGTGCGGGCCTCAAGGCTGGGCAAGCGTCTGGCGGACGCCACCGGCTGTGAGCTGGATCGGGGCGGTCGTGTGGTGGTCAACCCGGATTTTTCGGTGCCGGGCCATCCCGAAATCCGGGTGGTGGGTGATCTCTGCTGCTACAGCCACACCCAGGACAGCAAAGCCGTGCCTGGCATGGCCGGACCGGCCGTGCAGATGGGCGGTTGGGTGGCCAGCGACCTGCTCGCCAAGCTCAACGACCAGCCCCATGCACCGTTCCGTTGGATGGATCTGGGCAGCATGGCGGTGATCGGCCCCTGGTATGCCGTGGCGGATCTGCGCGGCCTGCATCTCACCGGCCTGGCCGGCTGGATCGTCTGGGCCCTGGCCCATCTGGCCTTCATCCCCGACACGGAGAACCGGATCGCGCTGTTCAGCAAGTGGATGTGGCAGATCGCCACCCGCCAGCGCACGGCCCTGCTGATCACCGGCCGCCCGGATCAGCACCTGGGTGTCGATGTGGGACTGATGCCTGCCGAACGTTCCGAACGACTGCCAGCCACGGTATCCCTGTCTGAAACTCCGGCTCAAGAAGAGGCAACGGCAGCCTGA